TTAAAAAGATACTGCATATGTTCTTCTACTAATGGTAGCTGGTAGTGTTGCAAACAGCGTCTTTAATTTAGGCCATGAATACGTCAAAATTGctttaaaaacttgaaaaaaagcGAAAAGGGACGACTGTATGTTTAATGTTTGCTTCAGGAAATGAGTGTAATTGATTTTCCCTTTACAGGAACAGCCTTTTCAGACACGGTGTGCTCAAACTGCAGCGATCAAACCTTTTCCAACGGAATTTCCACAACATGTCAGCCACACACAAAGTAAGTGAATTTTGTTCCACCCCTGATTTATTCCAGCACAAACTTAGTGATCGCTACCTGACTAATTGATCCTTCTGTCTGATCCGCCAGTTGTGAATCCCAAAATCTCTGTTTGATACAACCAGGGACTCCGTCAACTGATGCCAAATGCGGAACAAATGAACGTTATCGTGGAAAAATAACGGCTGCAATTGTTTTCGTTGTATTTTTTGGCATATTCATCATCCTATcgtacatatttaaaaaatataggttggtgttctataaatatttttaattgcATAGTAAGGCTATCAAAGTTAACGCGATCATCAGTTAACGTTAATTTCTTTTTGGCTGTAACAGATCTCAACCAGGCGAAAGCAATGAGCTGTGAAAGTCCTGTCATCATCGCAGGAATAAAGTAACATTAGCACCGCCGAGAACCCCTGTTCCCACGGAGAGAGACAGACCACACTGAGCACAAACTTTCCCAGacattttgggacggcgtggctcggttgggagAACGGCAGTGCTAGCAACCGTGGATCCTGGTTCCATCCCCggtttctgccatcctagtcacgtccgttaggtccttgagcaagacacttcacccacattgctcctgatgggccgtggtgagggccttgcatggcagctgccgAGTGATGAGTGTTCTTGTTACGAGGTCGGAAATCAAGATGACCACATCCACAAAAGCTATCTCGCTTCATGGTCTACAGCGCTGCTAacaaagggaacaggtgattagataactcgttccagctgaggtatccattCACCTGTTgcctgcttcatggccggccccggcacacaccccgcccgcaggggaagcgtggaacacgcccctctccacatgcctccacttccagacacaggccgggcacccgtccggccgcgCCCACTCCCCCCCCCCGAATAGCGGGGcaagagaggaagtcggccatggCCATCTGCGTCCCCCGGCCTGTGGACGGCCTGGAAGTTGTAGTGTTGTAATtcgagataccaccgggtgatccgcgcattggcgtccttcataTGGTAgagccactggagaggtttgtgatccgagcagagactgaaggcccgccccagcaggtagtagcggagagccccgaccgcccaccggatggcgaggcactccctctccaccgtactgtacctcgcctccaaGTCCGACAATTTCCGGCTGATGTAAAGTATGGGGCAATCGACGCCCTCCCCCCGCTGGGTCAAAACTGCCCCCAATCCccggcccgacgcgtccgcctgcagacagaaagggatgttaaaatttggctcacagagtgctttctttacctcctccaacacctgctggcaccgctccatccactggaccaggtctggagcaccctttccgGTTAGGtccgtcagtgggctggtcaggtccgcaaaccggggaaTAAATCGACGGTAGTAGCCCGCCAGTCCCACAAACTAcctcacctcttttttagtcttgaggggtggacaggccgcaatcGCCGCCATCTTGTCAACCTGCGGCTGCAGCCTCctccccaagtggtaccccagatactgtacctacctccggccaaccgcgcacttcgccgggttggcggtgagccccgcccgcctcaaggactccCCCACCCGCTGCCGGTGATCTTCCCAGCtggtattcattcaatacataggattttagcaggatctgctgacatgctagcagagtagtggattaaaaaaaaaaagcttttataattgtaaaggacaatgttttatcaactgattgcaatgatttaaatttgttttaactattaaacgaaccaaaaaataacttattttatctttgtgaaaacattggacacagtgtgttgtcaagcttatgagatgcgatgcaagtgtaagccactgacactattgttcttttttattatttttataaatgtctaatctcccgaaggaatcaataaggtactatacatctaatgataatgtcagtgatggattttaatcactgctatgctgaaattataattcatattgatactgttgttgataatatttatttttgttttcattacttttggtttgttccgtgtcgtgtttgtctcctctcaattgctctgtttattgcagttctgagtgttgctgggtcaggtttggttttggaattggattgcattgttatggtattgctgtgtagtggtttattggattgattaaaaaataaaaaataaaaaataaaaataaaaaaaataaaaaaataaaaattgattttttaaaaatgagaatcgattctgaatcgcacaacgtaatatatatatatatatatatatatatatatatatatatatatatatatatatatatatatatatatatatatatatatatatatatatttacccccTGCAATATAATATACCATAgttagtaaaacaaataataaatacatacataatcaTTATCTCATTGAAACATAAACATTTTTCTAGATGGTCATCCTAACTAATCTTTTCCGTACTTTGGGAAcatttgtagtttgaacagtctgtTAAACTGAGTCATAttagtgctgtgttttatttatttttttgatgcaTCCCATTAttaaattccacatactgatatgctaaaggttgtcagtgttgtatgtgcatacaaatgttttaaatcacattttcctctaaggttatattcatCCTCTTactgagaagaattgttgtacattcttgggtagtaagttttagtctgttttatacataattttagctgtttgcaaatgcactaaatcattacatttcaatatttgtgataaAGATTTTTGTGTTTTCTCTATCTCCAGCatcatgtattattctaactgatattTTTGTAACACAGCAAgtgaataaagtgtacttttgaaGTTGTTTCCTCATCTttgtgcacaataactcagatatggtaacactagcgagcagtagaggaTATGTTTTGCGTCACTCATTATAGACATATTTCTTggcaccttatgttgtatatttatgacatttccagttcattttatcatctactATTACacccaaacatgttttttttttaactctgtcAATGTCAACTCtgtctttttgtatttgtgtttgactttctcttctactgttaccgaataTCATTATTCGTCCGTTTAGTCAGTTTTTGTCAaaacatctttttaatttgttcatttattctgttattatttgtattatcttatGTGAGTTCTCTTCTGAACAGAACACAGTTGTGttgtctgcaaataatactaactttaagtcctttgtaactttacacatGTCATTTGTacaaagattgaacaattttggccccagagttgatccctggggtacgccaCGAGATATTTTCCgctctgtagaagtgtgttcgcctagctcgtgggtcagcaacccgtggctatAGAACCACGCAACTCTTTAGCGCTGCCCCAGTGACTCCCtgtagatttttcaaaaatatatgaaaatggaaaaacaaatgtttatatattaaatatattttttgttttagtatggttttgtgcaggaggacaaacatgacacaaaccttcctaattgttagaaagcccactgtttatattaaacatgcttaatTGATGAGAGCATTTGGCAAGCACCTTTTCAGCGATTCCTGAACTCCCCGACGTTTGTTTACACGTAgtttctctgacgctgccacagaaagacgtgttttatgccactcctttgtctcattctgtccaccaaacgttttatgctgtgtgtgaatgcacaaaggtgagctttgttgatgttcttGACTTGTGTGGGGTGCTAAtccggcatatttggtcactgcatgactgcaagctaattcatgctaacatgctatttaggctagttgtatctacactatattgccaaaagaatttggccacccatccaaatttcAAGAATGAGGTGTCCTAATTActtggtgtataaaatcaagcacttatacatggagactgtttctacaaacatttttgaaagaatgggctgctctcagtaatttccagcgtggaactgtcatatgatgccacctgtgcaacaaatccagtcgtgaaatgtccttgctccttaatattccaaagtcaactttgatagaagaaaagtgaagagtttgggaacagcagcaagtcagccaccaagtggtaggccacgtaaactgacagagagaggtcagctgatgctgaagcgcatagtgtaaagactttctgcacagtcagttgctacaataGACGCGGGTACCAAACCCAGCGGCTTCTAACCAAGACGGGCATCCGTAAGGGGTGGACGGCCCAGCTgcaaaaaatacatatgtatgtatacatatatacacacacatatactgtatattcacatatacatgtacacacacatatacatacatactttacacatatagtacatgtatacatacatacacctgtATAtaacaataatcaatcaatcaatcaatgtttacttatatagccctaaatcactagtgtctcaaagggctgcacaaaccaccacgacatcctcggtaggcctacataagggcaaggaaaactcacacccagtgggacatcggtgacaataatgacccagtgggacgtcggtgacaatgatgactatgagaaccttagagaggaggaaagcaatggatgtcgagcgggtctaacatgatactgtgaaagttcaatccacaatggatccaacacagtcgcgagagtccagtccaaagcggatccaacacagcagcgagagtcccgttcacagcggagccagcaggaaaccatcccaagcggaggcggatcagcatcgcagagatgtccccagccgatacacaggcaagcagtacatggccaccggatcggaccggaccccctccacaagggagagtggataataaatacatacatatataaaaaaacaaatccataCACAAGCCGTGTAGGACTTGGTGaacaccatccattttctaccgcttgtgcctctGAGGGgttgtgggggtgctggagcctatcccagatggACTCGGGCAGACCCCCAAAAaattagacaacattcacactcacacacactagggactatttagtgttggcaatcagcctatccccaggtcagtgacgtgcggtgaggttcatggctggtgaggcactgacttcatcacagtcagatttataaacatatgaaccctatagagcaggggtagggaacctatggctctagagccagatgttgctctttcaatgactgcatctggctctaagatcaattttagctgacattgcttaacacgataagtaatgaataattccgctggtaatccgtgttaaaaataacattcaaattataaaacattctcatgcattttaatccaaccatccgttttctatcgcacctgttcaagatgtcgcattaatggtaagaagtattatatttattattggttaactttagaataacaatgttattaaaaagaataagagacttattatactcaaaaaattgtgttcttacttaaaaatgcacgcatttacagtggggcaaaaaagtatttagtcagccaccgattgtgcaagttctcccacttaaaatgatgacagaggtctgtaattttcatcataggtacacttcaactgtgacagacagaatgtgataaaaaaaaatccaggaattcacattgtaggaattttaaagaatttatttgtaaattatggtggaaaataagtatttggtcacttcaaacaaggaagatatcTGGCTCtgacagacctgtaacttcttctttaaaaatctcttttgtcctccactcgttacctgtattaatggcccttgtttgaactcgttatctgtataaaagacacctgtccacagcctcaaacagtcagactccaaactccactatgctaagaccaaagagctgtcgaaggacaccaggaaaagaattgtagacctgcaccagactgggaagagtgaatctacaatagccaagcagcttggtgtgaaaaaatctactgtgggagcaattatcagaaaatggaagacatacaagaccactgataatctccctcgatctggggcttcacacaagatctcatcccgtggggtcaaaatgatcatgagaacggtgagcaaaaatcccagaacctcacggggggacctggtgaatgacctgcagagagctgggaccaaagtaacaaaggttaccatcagtaacacactacgccgacagggaatcaaatcctgcagtgccagacatgtccccctgcttaagccagtgcatgtccaggcccgtctgaaattTGCCAGAGAGCAaattgatgatacagcagaggattgggagaatgtcatgtggtcagatgaaaccaaaatagaactttttggtataaactcaactcgtcgtgtttgaaggaagaagaatgctgagttgtatcccaagaacaccatacctactgtgaagcatgggggtgaaacatcatgctttggggctgtttttctgctaaggggacaggacgattgatccgtgttaaggaaagaatgaatggggccatgtatcatgagattttgagccaaaacctccttccatcagtgagagctttgaatggttgaccaaatacttattttccaccataatttacaaatatatattttttaattcctacaatgtgaattcctggattttttttttcacattctgtctctcacagttgaagtgtacctatgatgaaaattacagacctttgtcatcattttaagtgggagaacttgcacaatcggtggctgactaaatacttttttgccctactgtagttgtattcagtgttaaaaattttataaggctctcacggaaatacattttgaaatatttggctttcatggctctgtctcccaaaaaggttcccgacccctgctgtagagtatcttattcaccatttgattggcagcagttaacaggttatatttaaagctcataccagcattcttccctgcttggcactcagcatcaagggttggaattgggggttaaatcactaaaaatgattcccggccgctgctgctcactgctcctctcacctctcagggggtgaacaaggggatgggtcaaatgcagaggacaaatttcaccacacctagtgtttgtgtgacaatcattggtactttaacttaatgtagcaggtactttagctagtataaattacacttattatcatcattattactgcgatgaggtggcgacttgtccagggtgtattccccCTTCCgcacaattgtagctgagataggcaccagcgccccccgcgaccccaaaggggaataagcggtagaaaatggatggatggattatcattaTTAgggataatactgctaacattaacaataataaataatcacgtgtatgtacaaaataacaaacacaacagtacacagtgttgtcactatgtgtaaccgcgctccagcagcagtgttcattcattgtctttactgtagcataaaaaatgcagatggccttaaaacgccgcAATACTCattcaccatatttaagtacccaaaataaagactcgacataaatataacttaaatcgAATCAGAAACATTgcaggaaacgggattaaaacccgatgctaaccgcccatagaaaatacatgggtacggctaatagctactattagcaaacatattcacttaccaactcggcttaatatctcaacatcgacacactctttcgtcgcaactcggccctgatggtcggcacctataagtttacaattagttgtaaaatgttggacggttggtTTTAAGATATGTAGGCAagcgacaactttaaaacataccggcttcagatgtcccaagCCTAGCCGAATAGTGCatgaatgatctctgggatcactagcgccctctaccaccaggagcctggagaacaggtgcctcacaaaGTGTGTCtgagcagccgttttatgattgcccagcacaagaaatacgttacacacatacagttgttgacaaaatacactgtacattatatacctcagctaactaaactatggaaatgtataatataattcatatagcaatacggtctcactgcaccgctgccagcagttagccgagtcattgcgcaatccacggggaggctcagctggctgtgactcagcgcaagtaattctcagtatttgaacggcaaatgagAAAactaagcgattttgaataaaaaaataatttaaaactggtgaagttaaatggaaaataactttatagtataatcactggacacatataacaatataattatctttttttctttttacattttcatctttccatgatggcaggtgaggctacgccctgactgcacgtcactgcccCAGGtgtatatctttggaggtgggaggaagccggagtatccttAGAGAACCAAAgcagttacggggagaacatgccatctgcacacagaaagaccccgagcccgggaatcgaacccaggaccttcttattgtgaggcacacgcagtAAACCATTTTTCCCACCATGCTGCCCGACTTTGTGAACACATCACTAAAAAATGGTTGGATTAAACTACTTGCAATTTAATTTTTCGAGTGTGACAACTCCAGCTAATTTTTACTATAATTTAATAATGCTAGCAAACATATGAAAAAGTTAACATaccatattttcttgaatttccgccggggcgctaattaatttaaaacctcttctcactcctgcgcttaccaaaggcatgcgggtAAAGTAAGCATGTgttgattattttaaaacctcttctcactccggcacttaccaaaggcatgcagtaaaaatttgagtgtgatgtaagcttggaccttaaatcctactgaatagctcttaattttcttcactttatgcgatttcaaataggCGGtaatttatgcgatttcaaataggcggtaatttgaaatcgcataaagtgaagaaaattaagagctattcagtaggatttaaggtccaagcttacatcacactcaaatttttactgcatgcctttggtaagtgccggagtgagaagaggttttaaaataatcaaggcgccagcgccccccgtgaccccgaaagggaataagcggtagaaaatggatggatgaaattaccggtattgatatcagcctcctccatttggaaaatgatgacaggggaagtgtcactggtgatgtcacgagtttgaccaggcggtaatactaagcatgcgctaattattttgcgaagcgagtttgacccggcattaattcaaggcaagcgcatacaatatgccctgcggcaattcaaggaaatacggtaattaaacaGAATATATGTTTGGTAGTGGCAGTTTTTAAAGATACACACTGATTTTTATATTTTGGaccacatttatttaaaaaaaacaataggaTTAAGTAAGTCACTGTGTAGCCATCAGGGCACGGAAATGTGACGTCACTTCCTGGTCAAAATTTTTTATTTAGAATTAGCCGTGCCTCTAAAACACTTGTGTTCTGGTAGTGACGTACAAACTAGGGACATGATTTTGTGAGCagttttttgataaaaaaaacaaaaaaaacaccaacaataaaTCTATGTcgttcaacatgtttttaaacgTAAGCATAAAgatctgttaaaggcctactgaaacccactactacccaccacgcagtctgatagtttatatatcaatgatgaaatattaacattgcaacacatgccaatacggccggttttgtttactaaattgcaattttaaatttcccgggagtttcgtcttgaaaacgttgtgtaatgatgacgtgtacgcaagacgtcacgggtttttaggaagtatgagcgctgcgtacatacacagctaaaagtcgtctgctttaacggcatgattacacagtattttggacatctgtgttgctgaatcttttgcaatttgttcaattaataatggagaaggcaaagtagaaaaatggagttgggaagctttagcctttagccacaccaacacacggtgattccttgtttaaaattcccggaggtgaagctttactatggatcagatcggtcaagcgaacatggatcccgaccacttgtcaagcggcaggtttcggtgagaaaattgtgttaaaaagtctcctcttactggagatctgtggagtttccaccgtccttgtatctgcccttgtatctgccgtgacttccctcagaaactggcctcaagacacccgtggacacacccctccgactatcaggtactatttaatctcactaaaacactagcaacacaatagaaagataaggggtttcccagaattatcctagtaaatgtgtctaaaaacatcagaatccgtcccatgctatcgcgttttttttcttttctttttctagtccgtcgctatcaatatcctcaaacacgaatctttcatcctcgctcaaattaatggggaaattgtcgttttctcggtccgaatagcactttttgttggaggctcccattaaaatcaatgtgaatacgtgaggagcccccacacttgtgacgtcatcgtctgcgacttccggtagaggcaaagcttttctcttaacaccgaaagttgcgaactttatcgtggatgttctctactaaatcctttcagcaaaaatattgcaatatcgcgaaatgatcaagtatgacacatagaatggacctgctatccccgtttaaataagaaaatctcatttcagtaggcctttaaattatacaggtgaaaaaaatataaaaaatattttcataaattgACATTTAGGGGTCACAATTGGGACAGCTCCTTCTAGgaaaaattgacaaaaaaatttTTATCCTATGACTATCTCAATCATTGCTATGTGTTTAGACAAATCATAATTTACCCATATGTAGTTTCCATTTATATTTGGATATAGGATTATGAGTCACCATTTGATTAAACGCTAGTGTGATGAAGTGTGGCTAAATTTCTATACATTCGGCACTCCGGAGTTACCTGTAGGCTTTGTTTGGAGTAGAAAGCTGTCGGAATGTGTTTGGAGTAGAAAAAACGGGGCAGGTGAATTTTGTCTGCGGTTACCATAGTGAACAGTGAGAAATTGTCAAGTTGTTTCTCATAGATGGTCTAGCGACTGAACAGGTAAAACAAATTGTCAAACTAAAAGCAGTTGCAATAATTTAACGGACCTTCTCAAGTAATTGTCTTATTTTGAAAGTCAAAAGCGGAACTCATTTTGCCTGTGGAGAAAAACCTGATGCCTGCGAAACTCCCAATGTTATCTCGGTTCAGGAAAGTTCCAAGTCGGTCTCCGAGTTTACTTCCCGATGTGTCGTTTGAACAGATTTTAATGTTCGAACGGTTTTTGATGTTCGGAAAGTACCGGACTGTTATTTTGGTAACGAAGGGGGTTTAAATCGGCCTTCTTAAGGAGGTTGTCAGAACTGTACAATGCACATGTTGGCGTCAAACGGATCCGTAATGGACCCGCAGTCGGAGTTGGTGAAAATTAAAGCGCACTACTGCGGGTAAGTAGCGACAAAACTGTAAAAAAAGCTAAGAAATAATAACATCAGCCATTG
The DNA window shown above is from Nerophis ophidion isolate RoL-2023_Sa linkage group LG06, RoL_Noph_v1.0, whole genome shotgun sequence and carries:
- the LOC133554403 gene encoding tumor necrosis factor receptor superfamily member 5-like isoform X2, whose protein sequence is MKAGRLSGKEPLHGYHGAEVSGLRIKKACTRSSDAECQPLEGFFCVDIGKGSCEKAQKQTVCQPGQYIRQEGTAFSDTVCSNCSDQTFSNGISTTCQPHTNCESQNLCLIQPGTPSTDAKCGTNERYRGKITAAIVFVVFFGIFIILSYIFKKYRSQPGESNEL